TCTTCCTCGAATATTTCGCCGGAATCCGCAAGGAACTGGGCGACCTTTGCCTCGTGAGCCCCGACGTCGGCAATGTCAAAGTGTCCGAAGGAATGGCCAACCTGCTCGGCGGCGATCTCGCGATCATCAACAAGCGCCGCCTCAGCGGCTCGACCGTCGTCACCGGCAACCTCATCGGTTCGGTCGAAGGCAAGACGGTGCTGATGTTCGACGACATGATCTCGACCGCGGGCACGGTAATCGAAGCGGCCAAGCTCGTGATGAGCCGCGGCGCCAAGCAGGTGATCGCCGCCGCAACCCACGGCGTGCTCGTCGGCCCAGCGATCGAGCGCCTCTCGTCCGATCAGATTTCAAAGGTGGTGGTGACGAACACCATCTCGCAAGTCGATCGAAGCGATGCGCTCAAGGGAAAACTGGTCGAACTCTGCGTCAGCAAACTGCTGGGCGAGGCGATCAACCGGATTCACAACAACCAGTCGGTTTCCGCGCTCTTCCAGAAGAACGCCGGA
The DNA window shown above is from Phycisphaeraceae bacterium and carries:
- a CDS encoding ribose-phosphate pyrophosphokinase; amino-acid sequence: MNHGANGDLKIFAGRSSRVLAERMCAHLKMDLGASHTVVFPDGELLVKLEEDVRGRDCYVVISTCAPVNDNLMELLTFVDCLRRASAARVTVVTPYFGYARQDRKDEGRVPITAKLVANLITAAGADRVLAVDLHAAQIQGFFDLPVDHLSATPVFLEYFAGIRKELGDLCLVSPDVGNVKVSEGMANLLGGDLAIINKRRLSGSTVVTGNLIGSVEGKTVLMFDDMISTAGTVIEAAKLVMSRGAKQVIAAATHGVLVGPAIERLSSDQISKVVVTNTISQVDRSDALKGKLVELCVSKLLGEAINRIHNNQSVSALFQKNAGTKR